From Panthera tigris isolate Pti1 chromosome D3, P.tigris_Pti1_mat1.1, whole genome shotgun sequence, one genomic window encodes:
- the MMP17 gene encoding matrix metalloproteinase-17 isoform X1, with protein MGRRAAPGPGPPPPRPRLPPLPLLLLALAARGGCGAPAPRAEDLSLGVEWLSRFGYLPPADPTTGQLRTQEELSKAIAAMQRFGGLETTGILDEATLALMKTPRCSLPDLPAAAPARRRRQAPAPATWNRRSLSWRVRTFPRDSPLGRDTVRALMHYALKVWSDITPLNFHEVAGSAADIQIDFSKADHNDAYPFDGPGGAVAHAFLPGDQLSAGDAHFDDDESWAFRSPDTHDMDLFAVAVHEFGHAIGLSHVAATSSIMQPYYQGPVGDPLHYRLPYEDRVRIWQLYGVRESVSPTAQPDTPEPEEPPLPPEPPNNRSGTPPRKDVPLRCSTDFDAVAQIRGEAFFFKGRYFWRLTRDGHLVSLQPAQMHRFWRGLPLHLDGVDAVFERTSDHKIVFFKGDRYWVFKDNNVEEGYPRPVSDFGLPPGGVDAAFSWAHNDKTYFFKDQLYWRFDEHTRRMDPGHPARSPPWRGIPSTLDDAMRWSDGAAYFFRGKEYWKVVEGELEAAPGYPRSTAQDWLVCTDPQADPEGEAGTHARPGQRGQSRSEDGFEVCSCTSPASPPPGASGPLLAATLLLPLTALWSTAPGTLTAAGLW; from the exons ATGGGGCGCCGCGCCGCCCCCGGGCCCGGCCCGCCGCCCCCCCGGCCCCGGCtcccgccgctgccgctgctgctgctcgCGCTGGCGGCCCGCGGGGGCTGTGGCGCGCCCGCGCCCCGCGCGGAGGACCTCAGCCTGGGAGTG gAGTGGCTGAGCAGATTTGGCTACCTGCCCCCAGCCGACCCCACAACAGGCCAGCTGCGGACACAGGAGGAGCTGTCCAAGGCCATCGCCGCCATGCAGCGGTTCGGGGGCCTGGAGACCACCGGCATCCTAG ACGAGGCCACCCTGGCGCTGATGAAAACCCCTCGGTGTTCCCTCCCCGACCTCCCAGCTGCGGCCCCGGCCCGAAGGAGGCGCCAGGCTCCGGCTCCCGCCACGTGGAACAGGAGGAGCCTGTCgtggag GGTCCGCACGTTCCCGCGGGACTCGCCCCTGGGCCGGGACACCGTGCGCGCGCTCATGCACTACGCCCTCAAAGTCTGGAGCGACATCACACCCCTCAACTTCCACGAGGTGGCGGGCAGTGCCGCGGACATCCAGATCGACTTCTCCAAGGCCGACCACAACGACGCCTACCCCTTCGACGGCCCGGGTGGCGCGGTGGCCCACGCCTTCCTCCCCGGCGACCAGCTCTCCGCGGGGGACGCCCACTTCGATGACGACGAGTCCTGGGCCTTCCGCTCCCCAG ACACCCACGATATGGACCTGTTCGCGGTGGCCGTCCACGAGTTTGGCCACGCCATTGGGCTGAGCCACGTGGCGGCCACGAGCTCCATCATGCAGCCGTACTACCAGGGCCCCGTGGGCGACCCTCTACACTACAGGCTCCCCTACGAGGACAGGGTGCGCATCTGGCAGCTGTATG GCGTGCGGGAGTCCGTGTCCCCCACGGCACAGCCGGACACCCCAGAGCCCGAGGAGCCTCCCCTCCCGCCAGAGCCCCCCAACAACCGGTCCGGCACCCC aCCCAGGAAGGATGTGCCTCTCCGCTGCAGCACTGACTTTGACGCGGTGGCCCAGATCCGCGGCGAGGCCTTTTTCTTCAAAG GCAGGTACTTCTGGCGGCTGACCCGGGACGGGCACCTGGTGTCGCTGCAGCCCGCGCAGATGCACCGCTTCTGGCGGGGCCTCCCGCTGCACCTGGACGGCGTGGACGCCGTGTTCGAGCGCACCAGCGACCACAAGATCGTCTTCTTCAAAG gAGACAGATACTGGGTATTTAAGGACAATAACGTAGAGGAAGGATACCCGCGGCCCGTCTCAGACTTCGGCCTCCCGCCGGGCGGCGTCGACGCTGCCTTCTCCTGGGCCCACAATGACAAGACTTATTTCTTTAAGGACCAGCTGTACTGGCGCTTTGATGAGCACACACGGCGCATGGACCCCGGCCACCCCGCCCGGAGCCCCCCGTGGAGGGGCATCCCCAGCACGCTCGACGACGCCATGCGCTGGTCCGACG gtgcTGCCTACTTCTTCCGTGGCAAGGAGTACTGGAAGGTGGTGGAAGGCGAGCTGGAGGCGGCACCCGGGTACCCGCGGTCCACCGCGCAGGACTGGCTGGTCTGCACAGACCCGCAGGCGGACCCGGAGGGCGAGGCCGGGACCCACGCCCGGCCGGGACAGCGCGGCCAGAGCCGCTCAGAGGACGGCTTCGAGGTCTGCTCCTGcacctcccccgcctcccctcccccgggggCCTCGGGCCCGCTGCTGGCGGCCACGCTCCTGCTGCCCCTGACTGCGCTGTGGTCGACGGCCCCCGGCACTCTGACAGCCGCCGGCCTGTGGTGA